In one window of Candidatus Hinthialibacter antarcticus DNA:
- a CDS encoding OmcA/MtrC family decaheme c-type cytochrome has protein sequence MKKRNILSRILVICMMMAAPVFAMAAGGLSVTIDNVTINDAMQPVVSFEMLDDGGNPVAISDVSYRFAFARLEVLDAAKGSSRYVNYVVNVQTVPEGYENAGASAEQGSYDSRGAITDFGGGRYLYTFDNVVPADFDSYSGMTHTMSAQIQRTYEEKSYIANPLFHYVPNGGEVTELRKVATTEGCNKCHSSLALHGSGRREIGYCILCHNPQSVDPDTGNTVDMAVMTHKIHMGSSLPSVEAGGSYKIVGYRQSTHDYSHVVFPQDIRNCETCHAGPDAEVWKTAPSRAVCASCHDDVNFETGENHGSGIPQANDDMCTQCHQADGDEFGISVAGAHTIPVKSAKNKGLIAEIIEASNTANGEMPIVKFTLKDGEGNLVALESLSRLRLIVGAPTSDYASYYREDMLTDPPSVTLDGDVYTYTMTTPIADDIQGSIALAIESRISVLVIDVAGEDDDVSVNENTFNPVFYAAVTDSAPVARRMTISQEKCEACHDRLEFHGGSRRNVEYCLVCHNPRTSDVEERPEGVMGGESVGMAYMIHKIHKGETLEKPFLVFGHNSSEHDFNEVLFPGSITECSLCHTTEVPNLPLPSGVMPIEFLDKELNLVKIPPTTAACISCHDNDGAIAHAELNTTSGGVESCAVCHQGGRSSDIIKAHEDDSFLNVIEVLGSDDTSVGPWDIH, from the coding sequence ATGAAGAAGCGAAATATCTTAAGCAGAATTCTTGTAATCTGTATGATGATGGCGGCTCCGGTTTTCGCAATGGCGGCTGGCGGCTTAAGCGTCACCATTGATAATGTAACCATTAATGACGCGATGCAGCCTGTCGTGAGTTTTGAGATGCTCGATGATGGAGGAAACCCGGTTGCCATTAGCGATGTTTCCTATCGTTTTGCTTTTGCGCGTTTAGAAGTCCTCGATGCAGCCAAAGGCAGTTCCCGCTATGTGAACTATGTTGTCAATGTTCAAACGGTTCCCGAAGGCTACGAAAATGCAGGCGCCTCCGCCGAACAGGGCAGTTATGACAGCCGTGGTGCAATTACTGATTTTGGCGGCGGTCGCTATCTCTATACATTTGATAATGTGGTTCCTGCTGATTTCGACTCCTATTCAGGCATGACTCACACCATGAGCGCCCAGATTCAGCGCACCTATGAAGAAAAGAGTTACATTGCTAATCCGTTGTTCCACTATGTCCCCAATGGCGGCGAAGTGACGGAACTGCGCAAAGTCGCTACAACCGAAGGCTGCAACAAATGCCACTCCAGTTTGGCGTTGCACGGCAGCGGTCGTCGTGAGATCGGCTATTGCATCCTCTGCCACAACCCGCAATCTGTTGATCCCGATACCGGCAATACCGTCGATATGGCGGTTATGACCCACAAAATTCACATGGGTTCGAGTTTGCCCAGTGTCGAAGCGGGCGGAAGTTACAAAATCGTTGGTTATCGCCAAAGCACACATGACTACTCACACGTTGTGTTCCCTCAAGACATCCGAAATTGCGAAACATGCCACGCTGGCCCCGATGCAGAAGTTTGGAAGACAGCGCCTTCACGCGCGGTTTGCGCTTCCTGCCACGATGACGTCAACTTTGAAACCGGTGAGAACCACGGTTCCGGCATTCCGCAAGCGAATGATGATATGTGCACTCAGTGCCACCAGGCGGATGGCGATGAATTCGGCATCAGCGTCGCTGGCGCCCATACGATTCCTGTTAAATCAGCCAAAAACAAAGGGCTGATTGCAGAAATTATTGAAGCATCCAACACGGCGAATGGCGAAATGCCGATTGTTAAGTTCACGCTGAAAGATGGCGAAGGCAATTTGGTTGCTCTCGAAAGCCTGAGCCGCTTGCGTTTGATCGTTGGCGCTCCAACTAGCGACTATGCTTCATACTACAGAGAGGATATGCTTACGGATCCTCCTTCTGTGACATTAGATGGCGATGTCTACACCTACACCATGACCACTCCGATTGCTGATGATATTCAAGGATCAATCGCGTTGGCCATCGAATCTCGTATTAGCGTTCTCGTTATCGACGTAGCTGGTGAAGATGATGACGTTTCCGTGAATGAAAACACATTCAACCCCGTATTTTATGCAGCGGTTACCGACTCCGCTCCCGTTGCGCGCCGCATGACGATTTCACAAGAAAAATGCGAAGCCTGCCATGATCGCCTTGAATTCCACGGCGGCTCCCGACGCAATGTTGAATACTGCCTCGTCTGCCATAACCCGCGCACCAGCGACGTTGAAGAACGCCCCGAAGGCGTGATGGGCGGCGAATCGGTGGGCATGGCGTACATGATCCACAAAATCCACAAAGGCGAAACGCTGGAAAAACCGTTCTTGGTCTTTGGACATAATTCAAGCGAACATGATTTCAACGAAGTCTTGTTCCCGGGCAGCATCACCGAATGCAGCCTCTGCCATACCACAGAGGTTCCTAACTTGCCGTTGCCGAGTGGAGTCATGCCGATCGAATTCTTGGATAAAGAGCTCAATCTGGTCAAGATTCCTCCGACGACTGCTGCTTGCATATCGTGTCACGATAACGACGGCGCGATTGCCCACGCTGAATTGAATACAACTTCAGGCGGCGTCGAATCATGCGCCGTTTGCCACCAGGGCGGTCGCAGCTCGGATATCATTAAAGCCCACGAAGACGATTCGTTTCTGAACGTCATCGAAGTGCTTGGTTCTGATGATACGAGCGTTGGTCCATGGGATATTCACTAA